CCTTTCTGATTTTTACTTCGCGCAGAGCCGAATCAATGGGTGGACGCAAAGAAATGGATGGTTATTATTCTTCCGATATATTTATTTCAACTGCCGTAAATGGGAAATGGACAAAGCCAAAAAATATCGGTCCAGAAATAAATACTCCTTTAGATGAGCAAGCTGTTGGATTAACTCCCGATGGAAACAAAATGATTATTTACCTCGATCACATTGATAAATTTGGCGACTTATACGAATCTGATCGAAAAGGAAAAAACTTTGAACATCTCTATAAATTAAATGAAAACATCAATGGAGGTTTTGAAACTGCTGGCTCTGTTTCGCCCGACGGAAATACTTTTTTCTTTGCCAGCGAACGTCCAGGTGGATTAGGAGAAACAGATATTTACATGGCTCGAAAACTTCCGAACGGACAATGGGCTTTGCCGCAAAATTTAGGATCCAATATCAATACCAAATACAAAGAAGATTTTCCCCGTATGTCGGACGATGGAAAAACGCTTTATTTCGCTTCACAAGGGCATTCCAGCATGGGCGATTTTGATATTTTTAAAGCGGAATGGAATCCGGATGATAACACTTGGAGTGAGCCTGTTAATCTCGGTTATCCGATTAATACTTCTGGCGATGATCGTTCGATTTGTTTTACAGAAAACAATCGTGTGGCTTATCTTTCCGCTGTCCGTGATGGTGGTTACGGTGATTATGATATTTACCGTGTTACGTTTAATAATACCAATCAGCGCTACGAAATTTTTACTGGAAAAGTAAATTCTACCGATTCTACCATAGCAATTAGTTCGCAAATTACGGCAATCAATACCAAAACAAACGATTCCCTTTCCTTTATTCCCATACAAAGTAGTGGAAAATACGTAATGGCACTTATTCCCGGAATATACAACATCACCATTACAGCCAATGGCTACAAAACAATTAGCGATAAAATAATTGTGTTTGATATCGGCACATTTAAAGGCGAAACCAAAAAAAATTATCTCTTAGAAAAAACGCCCTAAAACACATTTGAAAAATTATTTTTTTGAAGCCTAAAAACATGACAAAATTAAAACTAAGTAAACCGCTTGCATTTATAGATCTTGAAACGACAGGTGTAAACGTGGGTTCCGACCGAATTGTTGAAATATCAATTCTAAAACTTTTTCCGGATGGAACGAAAGAATTAAAATCGCAACGCATTAATCCAACCATTCCCATTCCGATTTTTGTTTCTAAAATTCATAATATTTACGATAAAGATATTGTGAACGAACCAACATTTAAAGCAATGGCACACACGTTTTCTGCGTTTTTGGAAAATTGTGATTTGGCCGGTTACAATTCCAATAAATTTGACATTCCTTTATTGGTAGAAGAATTTTTGCGCGCCGATATTGATTTCGAAATTAAAGGCAGAAAATTAATTGACGTACAAAATATTTTTCATCAAATGGAACAACGCACCTTGAGTGCCGCGTATAAATTTTATTGTGCCAAAACCTTAGAAAATGCGCACAGCGCGGAAGCCGACACCATTGCGACGTACGAAGTGTTGGAAGCACAATTGGAAAAATATCCGGAACTAAAAAATGACATGACTTTTTTGCACGAGTTTTCATCACGTAGTAAAAATGCTGATTTGGCAGGAAGAATTATTTTCGACGAGAAAGATGTGGAAGTTTTTAATTTCGGAAAACACAAAAATAAATCGGTGGAAAGTGTTTTTAAAACCGAAC
This genomic stretch from Bacteroidia bacterium harbors:
- a CDS encoding exonuclease domain-containing protein, with translation MTKLKLSKPLAFIDLETTGVNVGSDRIVEISILKLFPDGTKELKSQRINPTIPIPIFVSKIHNIYDKDIVNEPTFKAMAHTFSAFLENCDLAGYNSNKFDIPLLVEEFLRADIDFEIKGRKLIDVQNIFHQMEQRTLSAAYKFYCAKTLENAHSAEADTIATYEVLEAQLEKYPELKNDMTFLHEFSSRSKNADLAGRIIFDEKDVEVFNFGKHKNKSVESVFKTEPSYYNWMMDGDFPLHTKKVITAIRLRSIANKTSV